A window from Ignavibacteriota bacterium encodes these proteins:
- the hutU gene encoding urocanate hydratase, with the protein MGPQVIRAPRGTTLSCKGWIQEAALRMLMNNLDPDVAERPQDLIVYGGVGKAARNWECYHAIVRSLRSLENDETLLVQSGKPVAVFRTHENAPRVLISNSMLVPKWATWDEFRRLEGLGLTMYGQMTAGSWIYIGTQGILQGTYETFAAVADRSFGGTLAGRLLVTAGLGGMGGAQPLAATMNGAACLAVEVDRSRIERRLATGYVDEMAETLDEALLVLQTARELKQPRSVALHGNAAEVLPELLQRGIKVDIVTDQTSAHDTLHGYVPAHMSYEEAIALRASGPARYVELARASIVEHVEAMLGLMKRGAVTFDYGNNIRGEALSAGCTNAFDIPGFVPEYIRPLFCDGKGPFRWAALSGDPEDIYRTDRAVLEAFPENAALRRWIEKARKQVHFQGLPARICWLGYGERAKMGAIFNDLVARGEVKAPIVIGRDHLDCGSVASPNRETEKMLDGSDAIADWPILNALLNTAGGASWVSLHHGGGVGMGLSIHAGMVVVADGTSAAAARLERVLTYDPGMGIVRHADAGYEQARQNARLHAISMPSL; encoded by the coding sequence ATGGGTCCGCAAGTGATCAGGGCGCCGAGAGGGACGACGCTGAGCTGCAAAGGGTGGATACAGGAAGCCGCCCTGCGTATGCTCATGAACAATCTCGATCCCGACGTCGCTGAACGCCCGCAGGATCTGATCGTCTATGGCGGGGTCGGGAAAGCGGCGAGGAACTGGGAGTGCTATCATGCGATCGTCCGCTCGCTCCGCAGCCTGGAGAACGATGAGACCCTGCTCGTCCAGTCAGGCAAGCCCGTCGCCGTGTTCCGCACACACGAGAATGCCCCGCGTGTCCTGATCTCCAATTCGATGCTTGTCCCGAAGTGGGCAACATGGGATGAGTTCCGACGTCTGGAGGGCCTCGGCCTGACGATGTACGGCCAGATGACGGCCGGAAGCTGGATCTACATCGGCACGCAGGGGATCCTGCAGGGGACGTATGAGACCTTTGCTGCCGTCGCTGATCGGTCCTTCGGTGGTACCCTTGCAGGGCGCCTGCTCGTGACCGCGGGGCTTGGCGGCATGGGTGGTGCCCAGCCGCTGGCAGCAACAATGAACGGTGCCGCATGTCTGGCCGTTGAAGTGGACCGGTCACGCATCGAGCGGCGCCTGGCGACAGGATACGTCGATGAGATGGCGGAGACCCTCGACGAAGCGCTGCTGGTCCTCCAGACCGCACGTGAACTGAAGCAGCCGCGGTCGGTGGCATTGCACGGCAATGCTGCCGAGGTCCTTCCGGAACTTCTGCAGCGTGGGATCAAGGTGGATATCGTCACGGACCAGACCTCGGCACACGACACTCTGCATGGATACGTGCCCGCCCACATGAGCTATGAAGAAGCGATCGCGCTGCGCGCATCCGGGCCGGCGCGGTACGTCGAACTCGCGCGCGCATCGATCGTGGAGCACGTGGAGGCGATGCTGGGGCTGATGAAACGCGGGGCCGTGACCTTCGATTACGGCAACAATATCCGCGGTGAAGCGCTCTCGGCGGGCTGCACCAACGCGTTTGACATACCGGGCTTCGTCCCGGAGTATATACGTCCATTGTTCTGCGATGGCAAGGGGCCATTCCGGTGGGCTGCGCTCTCGGGCGACCCGGAGGACATCTACCGTACCGACCGTGCGGTGCTCGAGGCCTTCCCGGAGAACGCCGCTCTGCGGCGGTGGATCGAGAAGGCGCGCAAGCAGGTGCATTTCCAGGGACTCCCCGCGCGTATCTGCTGGCTGGGGTACGGCGAACGAGCAAAGATGGGTGCCATCTTCAATGACCTGGTTGCCCGAGGTGAGGTCAAGGCGCCGATCGTGATCGGCCGCGACCATCTGGACTGCGGATCCGTGGCCTCGCCGAACCGGGAGACGGAGAAAATGCTGGACGGCAGCGATGCCATTGCGGATTGGCCCATTCTCAATGCCCTCCTGAACACGGCGGGCGGAGCGAGCTGGGTTAGCCTCCATCACGGCGGCGGCGTCGGCATGGGGCTTTCCATCCACGCAGGCATGGTCGTGGTGGCCGATGGAACCTCCGCGGCCGCGGCGCGGTTAGAGCGTGTATTGACGTATGACCCGGGTATGGGTATCGTCCGCCACGCTGATGCCGGCTATGAGCAGGCCCGGCAGAATGCCCGGCTGCATGCGATCTCCATGCCGTCTTTGTGA
- a CDS encoding imidazolonepropionase → MDLFIRNIRQLVTVAAHGKRALTGPAMNDPGLIVDAGVLCRDGKIAWAGPMAAFPGLAGEDVPEIDATGRVVLPGFVDSHTHMMFAGDRAEEFGMRSQGATYQEIAEQGGGILSTIRHVRAATKKELKRSTSRHLMAMMKHGTTAVEIKTGYGLSMDAEVRMLEGIHELGEEEMATVVGTFLGAHAVPPEFTSDPEAYVRLIIDTMIPYAGKRSLAAFCDVFCERGYFDARQTEEILLAGKAHGMLPKIHAEELTHQGGAELAGRIGAVSADHLEKISAQGIEALRQGGVVAGLLPGVSFFLNHGYAPARAMIDAGVAVAIASDFNPGSCMSHSMPMMMTIACTHMKMTPAEALVASTLNGAAALNLSATHGSIEVGKQADLLVADIPDYRYLAYHFGANHIRHTIKNGTILEIP, encoded by the coding sequence GTGGACCTCTTCATCAGGAATATCCGCCAATTGGTGACCGTTGCGGCGCACGGGAAACGTGCGCTGACCGGACCAGCAATGAACGACCCCGGGCTGATCGTCGATGCCGGTGTGCTCTGCCGGGACGGGAAGATCGCATGGGCGGGCCCCATGGCGGCCTTTCCCGGGTTGGCGGGTGAAGACGTACCCGAGATCGATGCTACGGGGCGCGTCGTGCTGCCCGGGTTCGTCGATTCGCACACGCATATGATGTTCGCGGGTGACCGTGCGGAGGAATTCGGGATGCGGTCACAGGGGGCGACGTATCAGGAGATCGCCGAACAGGGTGGTGGGATCCTCAGCACGATCCGGCATGTCCGCGCCGCGACGAAGAAAGAATTGAAACGCTCCACATCGCGCCATCTCATGGCGATGATGAAACACGGCACCACGGCCGTGGAGATCAAGACAGGCTACGGCCTGTCCATGGACGCTGAGGTCAGAATGCTCGAGGGCATTCATGAGCTCGGTGAAGAGGAGATGGCCACGGTGGTCGGCACATTTCTCGGGGCCCATGCGGTGCCGCCGGAATTCACGTCCGACCCCGAAGCGTACGTGCGGCTGATCATCGATACGATGATCCCGTATGCCGGCAAGCGGTCGCTGGCAGCGTTCTGCGATGTGTTCTGTGAGCGGGGGTACTTTGACGCGCGTCAGACCGAAGAGATCCTTCTGGCCGGCAAGGCGCACGGCATGTTGCCGAAGATCCACGCGGAGGAACTCACGCACCAGGGAGGTGCCGAACTCGCAGGCCGCATTGGTGCCGTGTCCGCTGACCATCTCGAGAAGATCAGCGCTCAGGGCATCGAGGCGTTGAGGCAGGGGGGGGTGGTCGCGGGGCTCCTGCCGGGTGTGTCCTTTTTTCTGAACCACGGGTATGCGCCTGCCCGGGCCATGATCGACGCAGGTGTCGCCGTCGCCATCGCCTCGGATTTCAATCCCGGGTCGTGTATGTCGCACTCGATGCCGATGATGATGACCATTGCCTGCACGCACATGAAGATGACGCCGGCGGAGGCGTTGGTCGCATCGACGCTGAACGGTGCTGCCGCGCTGAACCTCTCTGCCACGCATGGCAGCATCGAGGTCGGCAAGCAGGCCGATCTGCTCGTCGCGGACATTCCGGACTACCGGTATCTGGCATATCATTTCGGCGCGAACCATATCCGTCATACCATAAAGAACGGCACCATTCTTGAGATCCCGTGA
- a CDS encoding sigma-54-dependent Fis family transcriptional regulator codes for MSKKDTSVLVVDDEETFRYLLSSLIGTAGYAVDTAADGVAAINAVQTKLYHVVLLDIRMPKVDGIEVLKFIKNNHPGIEVIMLTGTSDVKTAVECMRLGAYNFITKPTTADELLTTIGRAIERRQLMIDNFLMKDQLDRLQGTQEMVGKSEAFQKVLEIAAKVAPTESTVLIQGNSGTGKELIANFIFKNSLRANAPFVTLNCASIPDTLIESELFGHEKGAFTDARATKPGIVEIANNGTLFLDEIGDISPVVQPKILRFIQSGEFRRVGGNTTLNADVRILSATNKNLKDEVREGRFREDLLYRLNVITIEIPPLRQRKQDIPLLVASFLANRMKTKVKTTISQKALEILIEYDWPGNIRELENVIERAAILCRNNLIEPVDLSLPNAPMTLPASTSGDQKIGTAVALKEIERYHIEGVLRSFRGNKAESAKVLGISLKTLYTKIQQYQIKLG; via the coding sequence ATGTCCAAAAAAGATACATCCGTCCTCGTCGTTGATGACGAGGAAACCTTCCGATATCTGCTCTCATCGCTGATCGGCACGGCAGGCTACGCCGTTGATACCGCCGCCGATGGCGTGGCAGCGATCAACGCGGTCCAGACAAAGCTCTACCACGTGGTCCTGCTCGATATCCGTATGCCGAAGGTGGACGGCATCGAGGTGCTGAAATTCATCAAGAATAACCACCCGGGCATCGAAGTGATCATGCTCACGGGCACGTCGGACGTCAAGACGGCCGTGGAATGCATGCGCCTGGGGGCCTACAATTTCATCACCAAACCGACCACGGCCGACGAACTCCTGACGACCATCGGACGCGCCATCGAGCGCCGGCAACTGATGATCGATAACTTCCTGATGAAGGACCAGTTGGACCGCCTGCAGGGGACGCAGGAAATGGTCGGCAAGAGCGAGGCCTTCCAGAAGGTGCTCGAGATCGCAGCAAAGGTTGCCCCGACCGAATCGACGGTCCTTATCCAGGGTAACAGCGGTACCGGTAAAGAACTTATCGCCAATTTCATCTTCAAGAACAGTCTCCGCGCGAACGCTCCGTTCGTGACGCTGAACTGTGCCTCGATCCCCGATACACTCATCGAAAGCGAACTGTTCGGACACGAGAAAGGTGCCTTCACCGATGCCCGCGCCACCAAGCCCGGTATCGTGGAGATCGCCAACAACGGGACGTTGTTCCTGGACGAGATCGGCGATATCAGCCCGGTGGTCCAACCCAAGATCCTCCGCTTCATCCAGAGCGGTGAGTTCCGCCGGGTGGGCGGGAATACCACACTGAACGCCGATGTCCGCATCCTCTCGGCAACGAACAAGAACCTGAAGGACGAGGTGCGCGAGGGCCGCTTCCGCGAGGACCTGCTCTACCGCCTCAATGTCATCACCATCGAGATCCCGCCACTCCGCCAGCGGAAGCAGGATATCCCCCTGCTGGTCGCATCGTTCCTCGCCAACCGGATGAAAACGAAGGTGAAGACGACCATCTCCCAGAAGGCGCTGGAGATCCTGATCGAGTACGATTGGCCGGGGAACATCCGCGAACTGGAGAATGTGATCGAACGCGCGGCGATCCTCTGCCGGAACAACTTGATCGAACCGGTCGACCTGTCGCTGCCCAATGCACCCATGACCCTTCCTGCCAGCACATCGGGCGACCAGAAGATCGGGACGGCGGTGGCACTCAAAGAGATCGAGCGCTACCACATCGAAGGGGTGTTGCGGAGCTTCCGCGGGAACAAGGCCGAATCCGCCAAGGTACTGGGGATCAGCCTGAAGACGCTGTATACCAAGATCCAACAGTATCAGATCAAACTCGGGTAA
- the sixA gene encoding phosphohistidine phosphatase SixA gives MNVYIVRHGDARAIGGAITSDSERPLSPQGESDIRLMGQVLARMESATPTLISSPLLRARMTALLLGEPYGTLPAPQLWDELAPGVQFKAVVSRLQSTGASSVVLVGHQPDMTHLIAFLIADAATEIVMPPGAMASLMLPRGAGAGAARLQWLLTPDLVRALIPTKG, from the coding sequence ATGAACGTCTATATCGTCCGCCATGGGGATGCCAGGGCGATAGGCGGGGCGATCACTTCGGACAGCGAGCGGCCGCTCTCGCCACAGGGAGAAAGCGATATCCGGTTGATGGGGCAGGTGCTGGCGCGGATGGAATCGGCGACGCCGACATTGATCTCCAGTCCGCTGCTGCGTGCCAGGATGACCGCGCTGTTGCTGGGGGAGCCGTACGGGACGTTGCCGGCCCCGCAGTTGTGGGATGAGCTCGCGCCCGGAGTGCAGTTCAAGGCTGTCGTGTCCCGGCTTCAATCGACCGGTGCATCCTCCGTTGTTCTCGTCGGCCATCAGCCGGACATGACGCACCTGATCGCATTCCTCATCGCGGATGCGGCGACGGAGATCGTCATGCCGCCGGGAGCCATGGCATCGCTCATGCTGCCTCGTGGTGCGGGGGCCGGGGCGGCGCGGCTGCAGTGGTTGCTCACGCCTGACCTCGTCAGGGCACTCATTCCCACGAAGGGATGA
- a CDS encoding adenosine deaminase — MRITEQFIRTLPKVLLHDHLDGGLRPKTIIELAREIGYTGLPTTDPGELAEWFHRGAQRGSLPLYLEGFAHTCAVMQTEEGLERVAYEMMEDMKNDGVVYVETRFAPVFHTERGLHHDDVVNAVLRGLERGKKDFGVEFGVIICAMRNMKLSLEMAELAVDFRERGVVGFDLAGEEGGYPPKKHVDAFHYIQRENFNITVHAGEAFGKESIWQALQWCGAHRIGHATRLIEDIGLDKKNKNKIVRMGYLAQYVLDKRLPLEICLTSNVDTGAVKSLEEHPFGVYHKYKFRVTLNTDDRLMSATTMTKEYKIAHQVFKLTLDDLEKLTINAMKSAFLPYNKRIGIIYDVIKPGYAAARKRFAKGKA, encoded by the coding sequence ATGCGCATTACAGAGCAGTTTATCCGCACTCTTCCCAAGGTTCTTCTCCATGACCACCTCGACGGAGGACTCCGTCCGAAGACCATCATCGAGCTTGCCCGGGAGATCGGGTATACGGGTCTTCCGACTACGGATCCCGGTGAGCTGGCTGAATGGTTCCACCGGGGGGCCCAACGGGGAAGTCTCCCGCTGTATCTTGAGGGATTCGCCCATACCTGCGCGGTGATGCAGACCGAGGAAGGCCTGGAGCGGGTCGCCTATGAGATGATGGAAGATATGAAGAACGACGGCGTGGTCTATGTGGAGACCCGGTTCGCTCCCGTCTTTCATACGGAACGTGGCCTCCACCATGACGACGTGGTCAACGCGGTGCTCCGCGGGCTGGAGCGCGGCAAGAAAGATTTCGGGGTCGAGTTCGGCGTGATCATCTGTGCCATGCGCAACATGAAGCTTTCGCTGGAGATGGCGGAGCTGGCGGTCGATTTCCGTGAGCGCGGCGTGGTCGGATTCGATCTTGCGGGGGAGGAAGGCGGCTATCCGCCGAAGAAGCACGTCGATGCCTTCCACTACATCCAGCGCGAGAATTTCAATATCACCGTCCATGCCGGGGAAGCATTCGGCAAGGAAAGTATCTGGCAGGCATTGCAGTGGTGCGGCGCCCACCGTATCGGCCATGCCACGCGCCTGATCGAGGATATCGGACTCGACAAGAAGAACAAGAACAAGATCGTGCGCATGGGATACCTTGCGCAGTACGTCCTCGACAAGCGCCTGCCGCTGGAGATCTGTCTGACCAGCAACGTGGACACGGGTGCGGTAAAGAGTCTCGAGGAGCATCCGTTCGGCGTCTACCACAAGTACAAATTCCGCGTCACGCTCAACACCGATGACCGGTTGATGAGTGCGACCACCATGACGAAGGAATACAAGATCGCGCACCAGGTCTTCAAATTGACACTTGATGATCTCGAGAAGCTGACCATCAACGCGATGAAGAGTGCGTTCCTGCCGTACAATAAACGCATCGGGATCATCTACGACGTCATCAAACCGGGGTATGCCGCGGCCCGGAAGAGGTTCGCAAAGGGGAAGGCATGA
- a CDS encoding serine/threonine-protein phosphatase: MIDPIRFKRLLIQILKLLIIIELIGALLVGLSGGGWGRFGNDLVIAGILYITWDRITALLRERKALARERVERAGTDLRIRDALLFSVLWSDEITNEIPEDRRRMVIAAYTLIAAGLVLAYVQIGAGLMSLVISGVVVLGGVNLLAWLVSLEREGKETLQTELRLAHEVQVSLMPEKQPVLEGYDIAGMSLPAQEVGGDLFDFASPEHTEGLCVSVVDVSGKGMQAAMAAVFTSGALASEMKRYTTPAEILTDLNSAVFHHSRRGHFVAFLSGCLSPHDRIFTFANAGQTKPLLRRGATVQWLDGNGPHFPLGMQAGTIYDICRVELQQGDILFLLTDGFTEAMNEARESFGPERVEQAAAADDIGALSAAEILTRLTTQAQAFAGNAAQHDDMTLVVIKVL; encoded by the coding sequence ATGATAGACCCGATCCGCTTTAAACGCCTTCTTATCCAGATCCTCAAGCTCCTGATCATCATCGAACTGATCGGTGCGCTCCTCGTTGGCCTGTCCGGCGGCGGGTGGGGCCGTTTCGGGAACGACCTTGTCATTGCCGGCATTCTGTACATCACGTGGGACCGGATCACCGCGCTGTTGCGCGAGAGGAAGGCGCTGGCACGTGAGCGTGTGGAGCGGGCGGGCACCGACCTCCGTATCCGTGATGCTTTGCTCTTCTCCGTGCTCTGGAGCGATGAGATCACGAACGAGATCCCCGAGGACCGGCGGCGGATGGTCATCGCTGCGTACACGCTCATCGCGGCCGGACTGGTCCTTGCCTACGTCCAGATCGGGGCCGGACTCATGTCTCTCGTGATCTCCGGCGTCGTGGTCCTTGGTGGCGTCAACCTTCTGGCGTGGCTGGTCTCTCTTGAACGCGAAGGGAAGGAAACGCTGCAGACCGAACTCCGGCTGGCCCACGAGGTTCAGGTCTCGTTGATGCCCGAGAAGCAGCCGGTGCTGGAAGGATATGATATCGCCGGGATGTCGTTGCCGGCACAGGAAGTGGGTGGCGACCTGTTCGATTTTGCGTCGCCCGAGCACACGGAGGGCCTGTGCGTGTCCGTCGTGGACGTTTCGGGCAAGGGGATGCAAGCCGCCATGGCGGCGGTGTTCACCAGCGGTGCGCTTGCCAGCGAAATGAAGCGGTACACAACGCCGGCGGAGATCCTCACCGACCTGAACAGTGCGGTCTTTCATCATTCCCGCCGCGGGCATTTTGTGGCGTTCCTGTCCGGCTGCCTCTCCCCGCATGATCGCATCTTCACGTTCGCGAATGCCGGACAGACCAAGCCTCTTCTTCGCAGGGGGGCGACGGTGCAATGGCTCGATGGCAATGGGCCGCACTTTCCGTTGGGGATGCAGGCGGGGACCATCTACGACATTTGCCGCGTGGAACTCCAGCAGGGCGATATCCTGTTCCTTCTGACGGATGGCTTCACGGAAGCGATGAATGAGGCGCGTGAATCATTCGGGCCGGAGCGCGTCGAGCAGGCGGCCGCCGCAGATGACATCGGCGCGCTGAGTGCCGCGGAGATCCTGACGCGCCTTACCACCCAGGCCCAGGCATTCGCCGGGAACGCCGCGCAGCACGATGATATGACCCTCGTTGTCATCAAGGTCCTCTGA
- a CDS encoding adenosine-specific kinase — MDLSIVQIEKPAEMNFILGHSHFIKTVEDLYEAIVQTNPAMKFGLAFCEASGPCLVRHAGNEERLVKIACENAMRLAAGHSFIIFMEQGFPVNILNAIKNVPEVCRIHCATANPTSVIIASTDQGRGILGVIDGEKSKGIEGPEDIAQRRAFLRMIGYKM; from the coding sequence ATGGACCTGTCCATCGTCCAGATCGAGAAACCCGCCGAGATGAATTTCATCCTCGGCCATTCGCACTTCATCAAGACCGTGGAAGATCTGTATGAGGCGATCGTCCAGACCAACCCGGCGATGAAATTCGGCCTTGCATTCTGTGAAGCATCGGGGCCGTGCCTCGTGCGCCATGCAGGCAATGAGGAACGTCTGGTGAAGATCGCCTGCGAGAATGCCATGCGGCTTGCCGCCGGGCACAGCTTCATCATCTTCATGGAGCAGGGCTTCCCGGTGAACATCCTGAATGCGATCAAGAATGTGCCGGAGGTCTGCCGCATTCATTGCGCGACAGCGAACCCCACCTCCGTGATCATCGCTTCCACGGACCAGGGGCGCGGGATCCTTGGCGTGATCGACGGTGAGAAGAGCAAGGGGATCGAAGGTCCTGAAGACATTGCGCAACGCAGAGCGTTCCTCCGGATGATCGGCTACAAGATGTGA
- the ftcD gene encoding glutamate formimidoyltransferase yields the protein MAAIVECVPNFSEGRDREVIAKIGDAVRAIAGATLLSVEPDKDYNRTVVTFVGTPEAVVEAAYEATKAAAMHIDMQKQSGEHPRIGATDVVPFVPVSGVTMGECVALAKQYGRRVGDALKIPVYLYEEAASRPERRNLANVRKGEYEGLAEKLKDPAWIPDFGPAVMNVRSGATVTGARFFLVAYNVNLKTNDQKVAQEIALRIRESGRLKKDAQGNPVLDASGQKVNIPGTLKAVKAMKMLLEAHNIAQVSINLVNYTVTPPHVAFEEVKRQAATMGVEVTGSEIVGLTPLDALRMAGAFYAPGTGDDATLVAAAVERLGLSQLERFDPNKKVIEYQLS from the coding sequence ATGGCAGCGATCGTTGAATGTGTACCCAATTTCAGTGAAGGACGCGACCGCGAGGTGATCGCGAAGATCGGGGATGCCGTCCGGGCGATCGCCGGCGCTACATTGTTGAGTGTGGAGCCGGACAAGGATTACAACCGGACGGTCGTGACGTTCGTTGGCACGCCGGAGGCGGTGGTCGAGGCTGCGTATGAGGCAACGAAGGCCGCGGCCATGCATATCGATATGCAGAAACAGTCCGGTGAGCATCCGCGGATCGGAGCGACGGATGTCGTCCCGTTCGTCCCTGTGTCCGGTGTGACGATGGGAGAATGTGTCGCGCTCGCGAAGCAGTACGGGCGCCGCGTCGGCGATGCATTGAAGATCCCGGTCTACCTGTATGAAGAGGCGGCATCGCGTCCCGAACGCCGGAATCTGGCGAACGTCCGGAAAGGCGAATACGAGGGATTGGCCGAGAAGCTGAAGGATCCCGCGTGGATTCCGGACTTCGGCCCGGCGGTGATGAATGTGCGGTCGGGTGCGACGGTCACCGGCGCACGTTTCTTTCTTGTTGCATACAACGTGAATCTCAAGACCAACGATCAGAAGGTCGCGCAGGAGATCGCGCTGCGGATCCGTGAAAGCGGACGGCTGAAGAAGGATGCGCAGGGGAATCCGGTGCTTGATGCATCGGGACAGAAGGTGAACATCCCGGGGACGTTGAAGGCTGTCAAGGCCATGAAAATGTTGCTGGAAGCGCACAACATCGCCCAGGTGTCGATCAATCTGGTGAACTACACGGTGACGCCGCCGCACGTGGCGTTCGAGGAAGTGAAACGGCAGGCGGCGACGATGGGCGTTGAGGTCACCGGCAGTGAGATCGTGGGTCTCACCCCGTTGGACGCACTGCGTATGGCGGGGGCGTTCTACGCCCCTGGAACAGGTGACGATGCGACTCTGGTCGCGGCCGCGGTAGAGCGGTTGGGCCTGAGCCAGCTTGAACGATTCGATCCGAACAAGAAGGTCATCGAGTATCAACTCTCCTGA